Proteins found in one Campylobacter concisus genomic segment:
- a CDS encoding iron-sulfur cluster assembly scaffold protein has translation MAKNNLIGGSIWDEYSKVVQDRMNNPKFMGEITEEDAKKANAKLIVADFGAESCGDAVRLYWLVDEKTDKIIDAKFKSFGCGTAIASSDTMAELCIGKTVDEAVKITNLDVEKAMRDNPETPAVPPQKMHCSVMAYDVIKAAAASYKGIDPEHFEDEIIVCECARVSLGTIKEVIRLNDLHTVEEITQYTKAGAFCKSCVKPGGHEKREYYLVDILRDTRAEMEREKIEAQANAQANHSLGDISFENMTMVGQLKAVESVIDKEIRPMLEMDGGNLEILDIRNDNGENTDIYIRYLGACSGCASGSTGTLYAIENVLQESLSPKIRVMPI, from the coding sequence ATGGCAAAGAATAATTTGATCGGAGGCTCTATCTGGGATGAGTATTCTAAGGTAGTGCAAGATAGGATGAATAATCCTAAATTTATGGGAGAGATAACCGAAGAAGATGCTAAAAAGGCAAACGCAAAGCTTATTGTGGCTGACTTTGGTGCAGAAAGTTGCGGTGATGCGGTTAGGCTATACTGGCTTGTTGATGAAAAGACAGACAAAATAATAGATGCTAAATTTAAAAGCTTTGGCTGTGGTACAGCGATAGCTAGCTCTGATACGATGGCTGAGCTTTGTATCGGCAAAACAGTTGATGAAGCAGTCAAGATCACAAACCTTGATGTCGAAAAGGCTATGCGTGACAATCCAGAAACGCCAGCAGTTCCACCCCAAAAGATGCACTGCTCAGTTATGGCGTATGATGTTATAAAAGCAGCAGCTGCAAGCTATAAAGGCATAGATCCAGAGCATTTTGAAGATGAGATCATCGTTTGCGAGTGCGCTAGGGTAAGCCTTGGTACGATTAAAGAAGTGATAAGACTAAATGACCTTCACACAGTTGAGGAAATCACGCAATATACCAAAGCTGGTGCATTTTGCAAGTCTTGCGTAAAGCCTGGTGGCCATGAAAAAAGAGAATATTATTTGGTGGATATTTTACGTGATACTAGGGCTGAAATGGAGCGTGAGAAGATTGAAGCTCAGGCAAATGCTCAAGCAAATCACTCTTTAGGCGACATTAGCTTTGAAAATATGACGATGGTAGGGCAGTTAAAAGCAGTCGAGTCTGTCATAGATAAAGAAATTCGCCCAATGCTCGAGATGGATGGTGGAAATTTAGAAATTTTAGATATCAGAAATGATAACGGAGAAAATACTGATATTTACATCCGCTATCTTGGTGCTTGCTCGGGCTGTGCGAGCGGCTCAACTGGCACTCTTTACGCGATTGAAAATGTCTTACAAGAGAGCTTAAGCCCAAAAATTAGGGTAATGCCTATTTGA
- the mqnP gene encoding menaquinone biosynthesis prenyltransferase MqnP, producing the protein MIEKLKIIAELIVFKHSVFALPFIFVAMIVASKIESGSAWFGFKLLILGTFCAVSARNFAMAFNRYKDEDIDKLNPRTASRPSVDGRIGRSNMQLFIVANAFIFIACAYFINSLAFWLSFPILAILGGYSLFKRFSELAHLVLGLSLGLAPIAGVVAVSAAIPLWSVLLCLGVTFWVAGFDLLYSLQDMKFDKENKLFSIPAIYGDKATLFLSAIFHALAFIFWLLFAWAAGLGAMAFFGILVSGVILFFEHRIVRRDFSKIDRAFFTLNGYLGILFFIFVWISVL; encoded by the coding sequence ATGATAGAAAAATTAAAAATTATCGCTGAACTTATCGTTTTTAAGCATTCTGTTTTTGCTTTGCCTTTTATTTTTGTTGCGATGATAGTTGCTAGCAAGATAGAAAGTGGCTCGGCTTGGTTTGGCTTTAAACTACTTATTTTAGGTACTTTTTGCGCTGTTAGTGCTAGAAATTTTGCTATGGCTTTTAATAGATATAAAGATGAAGATATCGATAAGCTAAATCCGCGAACTGCAAGCCGTCCAAGTGTTGATGGTCGTATCGGTAGGAGCAATATGCAGCTTTTTATAGTGGCAAATGCGTTTATTTTTATCGCATGCGCTTATTTTATAAATTCGCTCGCATTTTGGCTAAGTTTTCCTATTTTAGCTATTCTTGGCGGATATTCGCTGTTTAAGCGCTTTAGCGAGCTAGCACACTTGGTGCTTGGCCTTAGCCTAGGTCTTGCTCCCATCGCTGGCGTGGTCGCAGTGAGTGCTGCTATACCGCTTTGGAGCGTATTACTTTGCCTTGGTGTGACATTTTGGGTAGCTGGATTTGACTTGCTTTACTCACTTCAGGATATGAAATTTGATAAAGAAAACAAGCTCTTTAGCATACCAGCTATTTACGGCGACAAGGCTACACTTTTTTTATCAGCCATTTTTCATGCTTTAGCTTTTATATTTTGGCTACTTTTTGCTTGGGCGGCTGGGCTTGGAGCGATGGCATTTTTTGGAATTTTAGTAAGCGGCGTGATCTTATTTTTTGAGCATAGGATCGTAAGACGCGACTTTAGCAAGATAGATAGAGCATTTTTTACGTTAAATGGCTATTTGGGAATTTTATTTTTTATCTTTGTTTGGATTAGCGTATTATGA
- a CDS encoding FAD-dependent oxidoreductase produces MGKVAIIGDSFSALFTAYELAKKGEEILIISNQKDDFTNGILTPFGTHALAKDGAISSSFMGLVSKKSELDISICLNENFRAWMTNFTLKSTKAHDKKMQILFSKFGKKNFEILRDLNNKYPQINFDESGVYLLFSDNESFKKRLDEIKVAHSEQEILSVDKELANFGLINKNIKGAINLAKNASIDTNELKKALINELNSLGVKFINDEIYELKTQGQIVQKAIGNNGEYEADSFVIASKNLELSNKLGTSLNAILAKFYTIDLSLNEGQIPKKPIILNDLFAKIYPTKNGVTIITNLQVGAIDTLVKTEKINAFLNELKIHLGISELKEPSFRANYVLLSSNDKPALGRDNIYSNLIYNQAYGLNELSFAPYFAGVLADLIKDGKNNEENDEILLFSSFYEG; encoded by the coding sequence ATGGGCAAAGTAGCGATTATTGGAGATAGTTTTAGTGCGTTATTTACGGCTTACGAATTAGCTAAAAAGGGTGAAGAAATTTTAATTATTAGCAACCAAAAAGATGATTTTACAAATGGAATTTTAACGCCTTTTGGCACACACGCTCTTGCAAAAGATGGAGCGATATCTAGCTCATTTATGGGGCTAGTTAGCAAAAAAAGCGAGCTTGATATAAGTATTTGCTTAAATGAAAATTTTAGAGCTTGGATGACAAATTTTACACTTAAATCAACCAAAGCTCACGACAAAAAGATGCAAATTTTGTTTTCAAAATTTGGTAAGAAAAACTTTGAAATTTTAAGAGATTTAAACAACAAATATCCGCAGATAAATTTCGATGAGAGCGGTGTTTATCTACTTTTTAGCGATAATGAAAGCTTTAAAAAAAGGCTTGATGAGATAAAAGTTGCCCATAGCGAGCAAGAAATTTTAAGCGTAGATAAAGAGCTTGCAAATTTTGGGCTAATAAATAAAAACATAAAAGGTGCTATAAATTTAGCCAAAAACGCAAGTATTGACACAAATGAGCTCAAAAAAGCTTTGATAAATGAGCTAAATTCTCTTGGTGTAAAATTTATAAATGATGAAATTTATGAGCTAAAAACGCAAGGGCAAATAGTGCAAAAAGCTATTGGTAATAACGGCGAATATGAGGCTGATAGCTTTGTGATCGCTTCAAAAAATTTAGAGCTTTCAAATAAGCTAGGTACGAGCTTAAATGCGATTTTGGCTAAATTTTACACCATTGATCTTAGTCTGAATGAAGGGCAAATCCCTAAAAAACCAATCATTTTAAATGATCTATTTGCCAAAATTTATCCAACTAAAAATGGCGTTACGATTATTACAAATTTACAAGTCGGCGCTATCGATACGCTTGTTAAAACTGAAAAGATTAATGCATTTTTAAATGAGCTAAAGATACATCTTGGTATAAGCGAGCTAAAAGAGCCTAGTTTTAGGGCAAACTACGTGCTTCTTAGCTCAAACGATAAGCCAGCTCTTGGACGCGATAACATATATAGTAACTTGATCTATAACCAAGCCTATGGATTAAATGAACTTAGCTTCGCTCCGTATTTTGCCGGTGTTTTGGCTGATCTTATAAAAGATGGCAAAAATAACGAGGAAAATGATGAAATTTTACTCTTTAGCTCGTTTTATGAGGGCTAG
- the miaA gene encoding tRNA (adenosine(37)-N6)-dimethylallyltransferase MiaA, whose product MFKEFAIIGTTASGKSDLAFELAKELNGVILSLDSLALYKEIDIASAKPNKEQLETIKHFGVNEIYPDEEFSVGAFFEIYKNAKEFAHLQDCPLIITGGSGFYLKSMLSGLAPDVPKCELNLSNEEIYKLAIKIDPEFASKFSQNDSYRLEKWYQIYKFSSQIPSIWLRENTKESIIKELAIFEILWDKDELRERIKKRTKGMLEAGLIDEAKFLFNKYKSEPKPLKSIGLKECKQFLDKEISQNELEELIATHTAQLAKRQRTFNRSQFEKKFVGDLNQIRSEILKFLRE is encoded by the coding sequence TTGTTTAAAGAATTTGCAATAATTGGCACCACGGCAAGTGGCAAAAGCGATCTTGCATTTGAGCTTGCAAAGGAGCTTAATGGCGTCATCTTAAGCCTTGATTCGCTTGCACTTTATAAAGAGATAGATATCGCCAGCGCAAAGCCAAATAAAGAGCAGCTTGAAACCATAAAGCACTTTGGTGTAAATGAAATTTATCCTGATGAAGAATTTAGCGTTGGGGCATTTTTTGAAATTTATAAAAACGCAAAGGAATTTGCGCACTTACAAGACTGCCCGCTCATCATTACAGGAGGTAGTGGCTTTTATCTAAAATCAATGCTTAGCGGACTTGCACCAGATGTGCCAAAATGTGAGCTAAATTTAAGCAATGAAGAAATTTATAAACTAGCTATAAAAATCGATCCTGAGTTTGCAAGTAAATTTAGCCAAAACGACTCTTATCGCCTCGAAAAGTGGTATCAAATTTATAAATTTAGTAGCCAAATTCCAAGCATTTGGCTAAGAGAAAATACTAAAGAGAGCATCATAAAAGAACTAGCGATATTTGAAATTTTATGGGATAAAGATGAGCTTAGAGAACGTATCAAAAAGAGAACAAAAGGCATGCTTGAAGCTGGGCTCATAGATGAGGCGAAATTTTTGTTTAATAAATACAAAAGTGAGCCAAAACCACTAAAATCAATAGGTTTAAAAGAGTGTAAGCAATTTTTAGATAAAGAAATTTCTCAAAACGAGCTTGAAGAGCTCATAGCTACACACACGGCTCAGTTAGCAAAACGTCAGCGAACCTTTAATCGCTCGCAGTTTGAAAAAAAATTTGTGGGTGATTTGAATCAAATTAGAAGTGAAATTTTAAAATTTTTAAGAGAATAA